In Clarias gariepinus isolate MV-2021 ecotype Netherlands chromosome 1, CGAR_prim_01v2, whole genome shotgun sequence, one DNA window encodes the following:
- the LOC128530793 gene encoding cerebellin-1-like codes for MSISAQLVLLLCACCVQAQDFMSPNVNVLSELGKIKDLKERVKTTEDVLQSQNNSVTELTTKLDEVKSENEALKTTVQTLQEKVESLQNENEVRKVAFSASLLASGEGHTGPYNSVPSPLIYKKVFTNAGNGYDSNTGIFTAPVKGVYYFRFYAHCHGGIKMAVSLFKNGERQCSVFSWRPITNGNASNGVILTLEKGDQMFTKLWENTWVYDDPASYTSFGGFLLFPL; via the exons ATGTCGATTAGCGCACAGTTAGTTTTGCTGCTTTGTGCCTGCTGCGTTCAAGCGCAGGATTTCATGTCACCCAACGTGAACGTTTTAAGTGAACTCGGAAAAATTAAAGACCTGAAAGAAAGAGTAAAAACGACAGAGGACGTGTTGCAGAGCCAAAATAACTCAGTGACTGAGCTGACCACGAAACTGGACGAggtgaaaagtgaaaatgaag CTCTGAAGACGACGGTCCAAACTCTACAGGAAAAAGTCGAAAGTCTACAGAACGAAAACGaag TCAGGAAGGTGGCCTTTTCAGCATCACTTTTAGCTTCTGGGGAGGGACACACCGGCCCCTATAATTCTGTTCCGTCTCCATTAATCTACAAAAAAGTCTTCACTAATGCTGGAAACGGCTACGACTCAAACACTG GGATCTTCACCGCACCAGTGAAAGGAGTTTACTATTTCAGATTCTACGCTCACTGTCACGGCGGCATCAAAATGGCCGTCAGTCTGTTTAAAAATGGAGAACGTCAGTGCTCGGTGTTTTCCTGGAGGCCCATCACTAACGGCAACGCCAGCAACGGGGTCATTCTCACTCTAGAAAAAGGAGACCAGATGTTCACCAAGCTGTGGGAAAACACCTGGGTTTATGATGATCCAGCGAGCTATACCAGCTTCGGAGGGTTTTTACTTTTCCCCCTGTGA